The DNA segment CTTCGTTGGCGTCGTCCCGGGCGGAGCGGGCAGGGTCACCCAGGCGACGTCCCGCACTCCGTCGTCCACCCTTCGCCGCCAAAGGATGGTGGGGGCGGCGCTCAGCGCCAGGCACTCCAGCACGCCGCGCGAGAGGATGCAGGCCCTGTCCCCCAGCCCCGCCTCGCCCGGCGCCCGCCACACCGCCGCCGCAGGGCGCAGCAGCGACCAGGCGCGCTCGAGCGGGAGATCGAGCTTCCGAGGGGCCGCCCGTGAGGACCCGGGGGGCGGCGGCGTCAGGCGGTCGGTCAGCGCGAGCAGTTGCCTGCCGCGCACCGCGAAATCGCGCACGGGCTCCGCACAGGGCCACTCGGCGCGTTCGAGCGTCTGCCCTGTCTCCGCGGCCACACGCCACAGGCGGTTGGCCGAGCGCAGCACCACATCGGCGCCGAAGAGCTTGGGGCTGCCCTCGATGCCCTCGGGGAAGTGCCGCTCCCAGAGCACCTCGCCGCTTGCCACGGCCAACCCCGTGAGCCAGCCGCCATCGCGGGCCACCACGGCGGCGCCCGAGGCGCCGAGCAACTCGCCAGAGGGGGCGAAGGGCGCTTCCCAGAGCCGCCGGCCCGTCGCCGAATCCAGCGCAAACAGCCCCGAACAGTCGCGCGGAGCGAAGACCACGGCGCCGCCCGCCCATGCAAGGCCGCCCCGCCGGCGGAGAACTCCCGGCAGGTTCCTCCCCAGCCGTGCCCGCGGGTATGTGCGAACCCACTCCAGCATGCCGTCGCGCGCGTCGCACCGCGCCACGAAGCCGAGGTTGGTGAGGCAGTAGACCGCGCCCAGGTGCACCAACGGTGCGTTGCCGTAGCGGGCCAGGTCCACCTGCTCGGCGGCCAGATCGGGTGCGCCCGGCGCTCGCGGGAGGCCCAGCGGGCACGAGGTCAGAAAGCGCTGCCACAGGAGCGCACCGTCCCGAGCGTCCAGGCAGACCAGCCAGACGGGAACCACGGGGGCCCCCGCGCCGCGGACGGCGAGCACGTAGAGACGCCCGTCGGCCAGGGCGGGGTCGGTCACCGGCACCAGCCCGTCGGACCACGGCGCGCCCTCCGTGCGCCAGAGGACCTCCCCCGTCGCCAGGTCAAGGGCAGCCACGCCGGTCATGAACTGCCCCGAGGCATCGAGACCCCATCGGGTGAACACGGAGCGCTCATCGGTCGCCGGCTCGAATGGCCCGGGCACCACGAGGGCGTCGTGGGCGGGACGCTCCCTGCCGGCCGCACTCGGAGGCCCCGCGGGTGTACGCCACCAGAGCGGGGCGGACGTGTCGCGCCCATAGGCAACCAGCCCCTTGGGGCCGCCCGCGAGCAGCATGTCCCCGCGCACCACCAGGCGAGGCTGCGCCTCGAGCGCGGCTGCCTGGGGCGTGCGCCGGCTTGGCCCGGCCGTCTCGACGGCCCACGGCGCCACGGGAGGGGCGACGATGCCTCGCTCCTGGAGGTCGGCGAGCCGCAGCTCTGGCCGGGCCGCGGCGCGGTCTGCTTCCTGCCGCTGGGCCAGGGCTTCGCCGGCCTGCGCGCGGGTGCGAAGCGGCAGAGCTTCCGCGTGGGCACGCACGTCGCTGAAACAGCGGAAGGCCAGGCCCGCGTGCCCGCGGCGCAGGGCACGCTCTGCGAACGCCATCATCGCCTCCTGAGTCCCCGAAGCCCAGGGGTACGCGCGCCACAGAGCGAAGGCCGCTTGAGCAGCCTGTGCCTCACTCGTTCCGCCCCAGGCGCGGCGCCCCGTATCCTCGAGGGCCGCCGTGGGCCTTCGGCCGGCCTCCTCCTGGTGCTGGCGCACAGCGGCCAGAGCCGGGGGCGCGAGCGCCAGAAGCCAGCGGTCCAGCGCCGTCCACAGGGCGGCTTGCCCGCCCGCCGTCTGGGCCACGGTGGTATCGCTCCTGGCCGCTTCACCGATGAGCGCGTGCAGAGCATCGGGGCGAAGGTCCGCGCCTGCGGCCCGCAGCGCCTCCCAACGTGCCTCGAGCGCCCACCGGCGGGGAAACTCCAGCGGCGGGGCGACCCGCTCGCGCGCAAGCTCCCGAAGCAGCCCGTCGGCTCGCCCGCTGGGCCCGTCGGACGCCATTTCCTCGAGAACGGCGACCGCCTCATCTCGGCGCCCAGCGGCCAGGAGAAGCTCGACCCTCTGGTCGCGGCTCCAGGCGGTCGGGCCCGCGATCTTCTCGATGCGGCCGAGCGCGCGTGCCGCGTCCCAGAGGCGCCCGGCGTCCCTGGCCAACTCCAGCTCGGCCCGCCAGGCGAGTTCCACGGCGGGATGCTGGTCGAGGAGCCGCCCGGCGCGCTGGAGGGCGAGCAACCGACGGATGGCGTACTGCGCCCAGTCCTCGCCGTCCTCGAGCTCGCGTCGCTGGGAGAGGGTTGCCTGGAGAATCTTCTGGAGCGCAGCGACGGCGACATCCGGGGCGCCGGGACAGGAGTCGATCAGGCTCTTCAACGCGGCATTCGCGCGGCTGCGGCAGCCGGCGTCGGCCAGGCGGTCCGCAATCTCGCCCCAGGCGACGAGCCGGTGCTCGGCATCCGCGGGGAACCGCCGGAGGAGGGCCTCGAGCAGTTCAATCAGGCGCAGCGAGAGGGTTTGGTCCCGGAGCCTCTTGTCCTTGACCGCCTGATGGAGTTCCTCCGTCCATCGCTTCTTGTTGGCGTCATAGGTGTCTTGCCAGGTGGCCCGCCACTCGATCGGCGTGTCGCCGGCCTGAACGCCCACGCGGTCAATTGGCCGCGGCGGCATGGCCTCATCGGCGGCGCGGGCCGAGGCGGCGGCCCACAACGCCAGAGCCATTGCGGTACGGCACTTCGACATCATCTCTCGCTCGCAATGGCCTCTTGCGGCACGAGCAACTCGCGGGGATGGCGAGCGATCCACGGGGGCACGTTGTACAGCTCGACGACGCACCGCAAGCTCGCAAGGGACAGCGACAGCACGGCCCCCCGAGCCTCGGGCGGCACGGGCACCGAGACCTGGTCGCCCGACGCAATGGCCTTGCCCTCCCACACGATCCTGCCGTCGGACGTTCGCAGGACGACCGCTGTGGTGGCCTGACCCACGCTCGGGAAGCCGAGGACGAGTGCCTCGGTGCTCTTCGGGACGTAGAAGTAGAGCGGCTGGTCGGCCCGCGGGAGCCAGAGGCGGAACTCCTTGCCCTTGGGCTTGCCAGGCTCGTCCGCGCGTCCCGCCCACACGGAGAGGGGCCGGGGCTCGAAGCCCAGTTCGGCGGTCTTCCAGTAGCCGGTCCCAGGGTCGAGGGCGTAGACGCCGTCGGCGGGCAAGACGGCCTCCATCGTCGCGGGCTTGCCCTTCTCGGCCTTGATGTCGCCCTCGGCCACCACGGCGGCGGCATCGCCCAACCGACGCAGCACCCAATGGCCGTCCACCGTGTGGCCCGCGTCGAAGGGCGTGAAGGTGAGCTTCAGCACTTCGCCTTTCCGGCCAGAAAAGCAGTGGATGCCGGATTCGACGCACAGGGGGGAGCGGGGGACCTCGCCCCACGCGCGCACGGCCTCGGGCATACGCTCGGCAAGGGGGACCAGCTTCTCGCTCCAGGCTTTGCGCTCGATCTCCGCAACGGCCAGGTCTTCGAAGCGCTTCAGGTCGTCGGCGAAGAGTCGGGCCGTTTCCTCCGCCGTCGGGATGTCGGTCCGCGCCGTCTTCCACGCCTCGGCCTGCTTGGGGTCGAAGTCCTTGAGCTTCAGGAGCGCGCCGAAGCGGTGCTTGAACCACTCGCTCTCGAGCAGCGGGTAGGCGTGGATCAGCCCCGTGTCCAGCAGTCGGCGGCTGAAGACGATCAGCGCTTCCGCCGCCTGCTGGATGGCCGGCGCGTCCTTGCCGCGGGTGGCCTGGTCGTAGTCGAGCGAGAGCCGCAGCCAGTGGAGATACATCGCCACGCGGTCGAGCCGCGCGCGAATGGCGGCCTCGCTTTCCAGGGCATAGGCGTTCCGAAGGTCGAGAAGCGCCAGCTTGAGTCCGCGCGCGGCGAAGCGCTCGCCATATGCCCACCGCTCGTACAGGCGCCGCATCGGCTCGGCCGCCCTGCCGAAGGCGCGCTCGCAGAAGTCACCGACCAGCGCCTTCGGGTCGAGCTCGGGTTCCCACATCAGCTTCGACGCGGCCCAATAGCCCAGGCCATTGGGGCCCCAATTGCACGACGACTCGGCATCGTAGGTCGAGAGACCCAGGTCGCGGTAATGGCGGATGCTCTCGGCCAGCTCGTACACGCGGCTTCCCTTGGCCTTGCCGGGCATATCCCAGTCCCAGGGGTAGACGCTGAAGTAGTCGTAGACGCCGAGCCTCGCGCCCAGCTTGCGGAAGGCCGTGACCTGTTCGTCGAAGGAGAGTTTCGTATAGCGGAAGCCGGTGGTGACCTGGACGTAGACGCCCGGGGCGAACGGCTGTTTCGGCGGCTCGCAGTGGAAGGCGTAGGCGTAGAGGCCCACCCACTTGTCGGGGAACTCCTTGCGCACGGCCGTGGCCACCTGGCTCGCCAGGAGGAAGGCCCGGTCGCTCACGGAGCCGAGGGCGGCGCAGCGCTCGCACTCGCAGTAGCCCCCGCCGTCGTTGGGGTCCACCGACACCATGTTCCGCCCGGGCTCCTTGCGCAAGGCGGCCAGCACGCCTTCGATGACCCGCTGCTGAACCTCGGGGTTGCTCGTGCACAGTTGCAGCGGCTTACGCTCGCCCTTGACGAGGCCGAACCACTCGGGGTGCTTCTCGAACTCGCGGGCAGGCACATAGCGCTCCCAGGCGTGACCGCAGTCGGTCTGAAAGGCGCCGAACTGCCGGTTGCGCTTCATCCACGCCGCGTAGTCATCGGCCAGCTTCTTCGTCCGATGCCCCCAGCCGTACCAGATGCGGCGATAGCCGAAGGCCGGCGTCGCCCGCAGGTTCACGGTCACTGCCAGGCTGGGGTGCTTCGGCACCACGGTCCACACGGGGTCGGGGAAGTACCACCGGCAGCCGATGTGTTCGAGGAAGGCATAGACCGCGTGCTGAAGGCCCAACTCCGTGTTGGCGCGGAGGGTCAGACGCTCGGGCTCGCTTTGGACGGTGAAGCCCTCCGGCCCCAGGGCGCCATCGCCCGAGGCGAGCACGATGGCCCCCCTCGGCTCAGGCGTGGCGCCGATGGGCAGGGCGGCTCCCGTGACCTCGCGGAGCCAATGCTGGAGTTCCTTGGCGCATGCCTCGCGCGCTGGGGTCTTCTCACCCTCGATGAGGATGTGACACCGCGGCTGGCCGTCCTCCGCTATGGCGAAGGGTTTCGGCTGTCGCGCGAGCGCGGCGCAGCCCAGAAAGGCTGGGGCTCCAAGCAGGAGTAGGGCCAACGGCTTCATCGGCGTTTCCTCGACATACTGGCTGCGTTCCGGTCTTCGTAGCGATTCTGCCGCCGCCCAGGCAAGCTCCCACGATACCCTCCCAAAGATATTGAAACCTTCGGGAGGGAGAGTTCGCTGAGGCAGAGCCTCCCGCGGGTTGCAAACCCGCGGGAGGTTGGTTCCTTTCATCGCATGGCGGCCTGCAGTGCCACGATCTCGTCGGCCAGCAGGCGGCGGAGGGCGTCGAGGCCGCCCAGGTCGGCCATCTTCTCGGGGTCGAGAAGGTCGAAGCCGTCGGCCGGGAACTTCGCGCCGCCCGAGGTGTAGGCGGACCAATCTGTCCGTATGCTCTCCGCGATCTTCCCGAGCACGGCCTCGGCTCTGGCGCACTCGGCCTGCCCCTTGCCCGCCCTCTTCGCCTCGGCGACGAGGGACTCGAGTTTGCAGAGGTACTTCAGGTCGTCAATCCCCTCGCGCGAGCGCTCGTAATCCAGCGTGGGGTAGACCGTCGCGTCGCGGGTGCGGACGACGGAGCCGCGCTCGTTGCGCAGGTTGTAGTACCATTCGACCTTGCCCCGCACGCCAAACTTGGTCATGCGCCAGAAGAAGAAGCCGAAGGGGAAGCGGCCAGTACCGGCGTTGACGAACCAGGGGATCGCCCCGGTCTTCTGCTGCAACTCCTCGATGAACTCCTGGTTGATCAAGGTCCGGCCCTGATTGTGGTGGTCAATGCCGTCCCAACCGTTGTTGAAGGTGGCCACGTTGAGCCAGGGGGCCATGGCCATGACCTCGCGGTAGCCGTTCATGTCGCTCGTCGTGGCGATCTCGGGCAATTCCTCCCAGGCGAATCGCGCCAGGTTCTCGGCGATCTTCACGCCCTCAATGCCTTTGTTGGTCAGTTCATCGCCGATGCTCATGAGGACGGGCACGTTGTGCTTCTGCGTCTCGGCGTGGAGGCGGCGCATGACCTGGAGGAACTTCTGCTGCCAGCGCTTGCTGGTCTCGGCGCCATAGCCTGCCAGCGTGGTGAGTTGAAGCTCCATCGGGGTGGCGAAGTAGAGCGGCGCCGGGAAGCCGGCCCTCTTGTAGGCCTCGATGAACTTCCCCAACTCGCTGGTGTCGGCGTCATTCACCGGCAGATGGAACTCGTAGAGGGGCGCGACGCACGTCATCCCGTGGCGCCGCATGTCGGCCAGGTGGGCATTGAGCGCCTCGTCGTCCTTGGGGCTCGAGTAGTTGTAGCCGAGGGCGAAAGGCGGGTCGGCCAGGCGGATGGGCAGCACCTCGAGCGTCACGGCGATGGCGCCGACGGGCTGGCCTTTGGACGTCACGGTGACTTTGCCCTGGTACGTGCCCGCCTTGGCGTCCTCGGGAACCTGCACCGTGCACCAGAAGAACTCGGTGCTGTGGGCGGCCATGTTCCAGGGCTTGCCTAGCGGCATCAGGATGTCGCGTCCCTCGCCCAGGAAGTGCTCGACCGAGGTCACCGACACATGGCTGGCCGGGATGGCGCCGGCCGGCCCCTGGAGGTCGCTGGACGTGATGAAGACCTCCTCGAGCGCCTGCCTCGGACGCAGGAGGAAGCTGAACGGCTCGTACTCGCCGAGGGCGGCGAACAGGCGCGCCTCCCGCTCGCCTCCCGCGCTCGTGCGTTGCACGGTGACCGCGGCAGGAGCCTTGAACGTAACCGCCCTGCCGTCCGCGGCCTTGATCGTGACCTCCTGCGGACTCCCGTAGGTGACGGGACGCGCCGCCAGGGGCCTCTGGTCGGCTTTGGGGTCGAGATTGTAGTCGGTCACGAACAGGTCGAGTTCGGCCCCTCCCGCCACGCGGGCGGCGAACAGGAGCAGACACAGGAAACGACGCGTCCTCATCGGGGTGCTCCTCATCTAGTCGTCCACCTTGCCGCCCACGGGCACGAGCGCCACATCGTCGAGCCAGATCGTGCCCTCGCCGATGTGGTAGAAGAAGACGTTGAAGGTCGGGCTGTTGGCCTCGGGCTTGCCCATCACCGTGTACTCCTTCCACTCGGGGCCGATCTTCTCGCGGAGCACGCCCGTCGCGCCCGACTCGAAGTTGACGAAGAGGAGGTTATCGCCCTCGCCTTTGGCCCAGAAGGTGAGCTTGTACTCGGTGGCGCCCTGGACCATGGGGATCTTGGGCGTCATGATGCCGATGCGCCCCTTCTTGCCCGTGCAGCGGATGCGCGCCGAGTACTTGCCCGAGTGGACGTGCTCCGGCTTGTCCTCCCAGTAGTTCTCGTAATCGCCGCCCCAGCTCCAGCCGCCCCACCAGAGCCAGCGCGAGCGGTCCTTGGCCGAATTGCGGTTCACTTGCTCGAAACCGCCGTTCTGGATGAAGTTGAGAGGCGGATTGGTGACGGAGAGCGACCTGGACTCGTAGGTGCCCGCAAGCCGCTCTTCGAGCATCTTCTTGCGTCGGGCGTACGCTTCGTTGCTCAGCAGGCCGTCTTCCTTCTGGCGCTCGACGGCCTTGAGCGCGGCCTCGATGCGCTCCTTGGGCCAGAGCTGCTTCGTCAGCGCGTCCTTGTCCTCCTTCTCGCCGCTGCTCGACGCGCTCGGAGCGAGCGCCAGGGCGGCCGCGATGAAGCGGGTGGCGAGCGTGAGCCTGTGCATGCGGGGCCTCCAGGTGAGCCAGAGGGCGTGCCAGCGACACACCCCCGTTCTTACCACAATCGGGGCGATTTGACAAGCGGGCGCACCGGGTTGGGTGCGGGCCGGAATTGTCGGTGGCTGCGGGAGCTCCGAAGGAGCGAAATAGGATAGGAACAAGACCGCTCCGCGACAGCCCGGACAGGGCGGAATAGAGAGCTTCTATCTCGCCCCTTCAGGGCTGGACCCGTGAATCCCGCTGAACCCAGGGCGTTGCCCTGGGCTATCCCATGCGAGCCCTTCAGGCTCCAGAGACAATCACCCTGCCTACAATTCCGGCCCGCACCCCAGCGGGTTTGACCGCCCGGCGGCCTGCGGCTATAATCCGATCATGTTGCAGATCGAGCATCTCACGAAGCGCTTCGGAACCAAGGTCGCCGTCAGCGATCTGTCGCTGGAGGTGCGCGCCGGGGAACTGGTGGCCTTCCTCGGGCCGAACGGCGCGGGCAAGACGACGACTCTCAAGTGCGTGGCCGGCCTCTTCTGGCCCTCCGCGGGACGCGTGCTGGTGGGCGGCCACGACGTTCACGCCCAGCCCGTGGCGGCCAAGCGGCTGCTGAGCTACGTGCCGGACCAGCCCTACCTCTACGAGAAGCTGTCGGGGCGCGAGTTCCTGCTCTTCGTGGCGCGCCTCTATGGCCTGGGGCGCCAGCAGTGCTCCCGCGCGGTGGAGGAGCTGCTCGCCCTCTTCGAGGCCGACGAGTGGGCCGACGACCTGGCCGAAAACTACTCGCACGGCATGCGCCAGAAGATCGTGCTCTCCGCGGCCCTGCTCCACGAGCCCAGGCTGCTGGTCGTGGACGAGCCCATGGTGGGGCTGGACCCCGCAAGCGCCAAGCTGGTCAAGAGCGTCCTCCGCGAGCGGGTCGCGGCCGGCTGCGCCATCCTCATGTCCACCCACACCCTCTCGGTGGCCGAGGAGGTGGCCGACCGCATCGGCATCCTGCACCGCGGCCGGCTGCTGGCGGAGGGCACCCAGGCCGACCTGCGGCGCTCGGCGGCGGGGGCGGCGGATGGCAACCTCGAGGAGATCTTTCTGCAACTCACTGAGAACGCGTCACGCGCCGAATCGGAGCCTGCCTCCACCCTCTGAGCGCCCAGGACCCTGCACGTGCCCCCCTACGATTCCCTCGAGCGCGAACGACTGCGGAGCATCCTCGGCCCGCTCTTCATCGAGCATCGCGAGGTGGACTTCCGCGGCGGCGTGATCTTCCACGGCTGGGCGAGCGCCTACTGCGCCGAGTACCGCCGGGAGGTCGAGCAGGGCCTCCGGCAACTGCCAGCGCGCTTCTGCTTCGAGGAGTTCGACGGCCACCAGCATCTCACCGTGACCGTGCCCGGGCCCGCCGCGAAGCCCGTGAACCGGCCGCTGCACCTGGCGCTGTTCCTGGCCACGGTGCTCACCACCCTGATCGCGGGAGCGGGATGGCGGTTCGACAGCTTCCTGGCGCAACTGGGCGGCGCGCTGCTCGGCACGCCGGGGAGCCCGTCGCTGCTGGAACTGGCCCAGGCCCTTCTCGCCGAGGGCGGCGCCTTCTCCTTCGCCATCCTCGCGATCCTCGGCTCGCACGAGTGCGGCCACTATTTCATGGCACGCCGCTACGGCATGCTGGTGACGCCGCCGTTCTTCCTGCCCGCGCCCATTCCGCCGATCGGCACGTTCGGCGCGGTGATCAAGATGCGCAGCCCGATGATGCACCGGCGGGCGCTGCTGGACATCGGTCTGGCCGGCCCGCTCGCGGGGCTCGCCGTGGCCCTCCCCTTCCTCGTCTACGGTCTCCTGCACAGCCGGTTCGAGATCCTGCGCTACTGGGAGGAGGGCGGCGCGCTGGTGTTCGGCGACTCGCTGTTCACGTGGGGCCTCTCGCGGCTCCTGGTCGGGGTGGCGCCGCCAGGGTATGCGCTCGACTGGCTTTCGCACCCCTTCGCCTGGGCCGGCTGGATCGGGCTGCTGGTGACCATGCTGAATCTGATCCCCGTGGGCCAGCTCGACGGGAGCCATGTGCTCTACGCGTTCTTCGGGCGGCGGCAACTCCATGTGGCCTACTTCTTCCTCGGCGTGCTCGTCGCGCTGAGCCAGCAGTGGCGGGGGTGGCTGCTCTGGTGCGTGCTCATGGTGGCGCTGATGCGGGTGGCCCACCCGCCCGTGGTCATCGAGGATGTGCCGCTGGGGCGGGCGCGGCGCGCGTTGGGCTGGGCCGCGGTGGCGATCTTCGTGCTGCTCTTCATGCCGGCGCCCGTGCGGGGCGTCTTCTGAGCGGCGCTACCGGGGGGGCAGCTTCAGGCGCCAGCCCGGCAGGATCTCGGGCTTCTGCCCCTCGGGAAGCGGCTCCACCAGTTTGGCATAGAGGTTCGGCCGTCGCGCCTTCAGGTACCGCCGCCCGCTCGACAGGTTGAGCTTCTCGGGCGTGCAGAGGGCCACCACCACGTCCTCGCCCAGGGCGTGCGCCTCGGCCAGAATCTCGCCGAAGGGGTCAATGATCATCGTGTTGCCCGTCTTGATCGTGTCGTAGTCCACCCCCACGGCATTGGTGAAGACGTAGTAGACCCCGTTCTCATAGGCTCGCGTGGGCAGCCAGCGCATCAGCCAGGCGCGGCCCTTCGGCCCCGTGAACTCCATCCGCAGGGGCACGGGGTCGCGGTCCCGGTTCTCCCAGAAGAGCTTGTCGATCTTGCCGCGTCCGGGCATGGGGCTCTCGAGTCCGCAGGTCACGTGCGGGGCGAAGATCACCTCGGCCCCGAGCAGGGCTGTGATGCGCGGGTTCTCGACGAGGTTGTTGTCGTAGCAGATGAGGATGCCGCAGCGGATGCCGCACAGGTCGAACACCGTGTACTGGTCGCCACACGTGAGGTTCGGGTTGATGAAGGCGTGAATCTTGCGGTGCTTCGCCACAAAGCCCTCGGGCGCCACGGCCACGTAGCAGTTGTAGAGCTTGCCCTCGTGCCGCTCGAGGAGGCCGGCCAGCAGCGGCACCCCCAGGCGCCGGCTCAGGGCCAGCAGGCGTTGTGTGCTCGGCCCGTCGGGCACCTGCTCGGCCAGGGCCTCGAGCTGCTCGCGCGACTGGGTCTGGAGGAACGTATAGCCGGTGATGCAGCATTCGTGGAAACTCACGATCTCGGCCCGCTGCTCCACGGCGCGCTGCGCCAGCGCCTCGATGCGGCCGAAGTTGTAATCCTTGTCGCCGTCCCGCGCCTCGAATTGGGCGCCCGCGATGCGGATGTCTCTCATGCCCTTGCCCCTGCGCCGCAGGATCCGACTCACCGGCCTGCACCAGCTTGCCATACAGGCTCGCCCGCGTCAAGCGGCGGTGAGGGGCTGGACCCGGGCCGGAGCCGGGTGTGGGCCGTTTCTGTAGGCAGCTCCTGCTGCGGATTCCCGTAGCGACAGGCGTCCCGCCTGTCGAAGGGATGAAGGTAGCCGCAAGCGGGACGCTCGCGTCTACCTCTCCCGCGGGCCTACCCGTGTTCCGGGGATTCTCGCATCAGCCCCCCCCTGCGATCCCTGCCCGCACCCGGCCGGAGCCTTTGACATTTCGCGGGACATGGTAGATAATGCCTGCGCGCGCAAAGGCCAGCCTTGCCGAGCGCGGACCGGCCCAGAGGGAGCATTATGCGCCACGACGGGGGGCGACCCACACAGAGCACGCCTTGCGCTCCACCGCCGGCGGCAACCCGCCGCGTGCTGGTGGTGGACGACGAAGCGGTGATCTGCAAGTATCTGCTGCAAGTGTTGCGCGACCACGGGTGCGAGGCGGTGGCGCACCAGACGGGCCAGGGAGCGCTCAAGGAGCTCGACCAGGGCCATTACTCGGTCCTGGTGGCGGACATCCGGCTCCAGGACATGAGCGGCCTCGAGCTGCTGCGCCAGGTCCGCGAGCGCTTTCCCGAGACCTCGGTGGTGGTGATCACGGCGCACGGCTCGATCGAGACGGCCATCGAGGCGATGAAGCTCGGGGCCACCGACTATCTCACGAAACCGTTCCGGGCCGAGGAGTTCTGCCTGGTCATTGACAAGGTGTTCAGCGAGCGTCGGCTGCTCGACGAGGTGGCCCAGTTGCGCTGGGAGCTTGCCGGCGAGCACCGCTTCGAGAACATGATCAGCCAGGACCCCAAGATGCGCGAGATCTTCAGCACGATCGCGCGCGTGGCCGCCACCGATGCCACGGTGCTCATCACGGGCGAGACCGGCACGGGCAAGGAGCTGGTGGCCAGGGCCATCCACAACAAGTCGCCCCGCCGCGACAAGCCGTTCATGGCCATCAACTGCGGGGCCTTCCCCGAGACGCTGCTGGAGAGCGAGTTGTTCGGCCACGAGCAGGGGGCCTTCACCGGCGCGGTCGCCGCCAAGCCCGGCATCTTCGAGGTGGCCAACACCGGCTCGCTGCTGCTCGACGAGATCGGCAACATCCCGCCCGCCATGCAGGTCAAGCTCCTGCGCGTGCTCGAATCCATGGAGTACAAGCGCGTCGGCGGCGTCGAGACGCGCCAGTGCGACGTGCGCGTCATCGCCGCCACCCACGTGAACCTGGCCGAGGCGGTGGCGCAGGGCACGTTCCGGCAGGACCTCTTCTATCGCGTGAACGTGGTGCCGATCGTGCTGCCGCCGTTGCGCGAGCGTGCCGCCGACATCCCCCTGCTGGTCGAGCACTTCATGCGCCGCTACGGCCCGACGCTCAATCCGGCGGTGCGCGACGTGTCGCGCCCCGCCATGCGCAAGCTCCTGCGCCACTCGTGGCCCGGAAACATCCGCCAACTCGACCACGTGATCCAGCGCGCCCTGATCCTGGCCGAGGGCGACGCCCTTCTGCCCGAGCATCTGGCCCTGGACGACGGCGAGCCCGCGCCGGCCGCCCCGGAGTTCGACTTCAACGACCAGCTTTCCCTCGACGAACTGCGCGAGCGGCTGGTCGAGCGCCTCGAGCGCTCGTACCTGGAGAGAGCGCTCCAGCGCCACCAAGGCAGCATCCGCAAGACGG comes from the Planctomycetota bacterium genome and includes:
- a CDS encoding nitrilase family protein → MRDIRIAGAQFEARDGDKDYNFGRIEALAQRAVEQRAEIVSFHECCITGYTFLQTQSREQLEALAEQVPDGPSTQRLLALSRRLGVPLLAGLLERHEGKLYNCYVAVAPEGFVAKHRKIHAFINPNLTCGDQYTVFDLCGIRCGILICYDNNLVENPRITALLGAEVIFAPHVTCGLESPMPGRGKIDKLFWENRDRDPVPLRMEFTGPKGRAWLMRWLPTRAYENGVYYVFTNAVGVDYDTIKTGNTMIIDPFGEILAEAHALGEDVVVALCTPEKLNLSSGRRYLKARRPNLYAKLVEPLPEGQKPEILPGWRLKLPPR
- a CDS encoding site-2 protease family protein; the encoded protein is MPPYDSLERERLRSILGPLFIEHREVDFRGGVIFHGWASAYCAEYRREVEQGLRQLPARFCFEEFDGHQHLTVTVPGPAAKPVNRPLHLALFLATVLTTLIAGAGWRFDSFLAQLGGALLGTPGSPSLLELAQALLAEGGAFSFAILAILGSHECGHYFMARRYGMLVTPPFFLPAPIPPIGTFGAVIKMRSPMMHRRALLDIGLAGPLAGLAVALPFLVYGLLHSRFEILRYWEEGGALVFGDSLFTWGLSRLLVGVAPPGYALDWLSHPFAWAGWIGLLVTMLNLIPVGQLDGSHVLYAFFGRRQLHVAYFFLGVLVALSQQWRGWLLWCVLMVALMRVAHPPVVIEDVPLGRARRALGWAAVAIFVLLFMPAPVRGVF
- a CDS encoding ABC transporter ATP-binding protein, yielding MLQIEHLTKRFGTKVAVSDLSLEVRAGELVAFLGPNGAGKTTTLKCVAGLFWPSAGRVLVGGHDVHAQPVAAKRLLSYVPDQPYLYEKLSGREFLLFVARLYGLGRQQCSRAVEELLALFEADEWADDLAENYSHGMRQKIVLSAALLHEPRLLVVDEPMVGLDPASAKLVKSVLRERVAAGCAILMSTHTLSVAEEVADRIGILHRGRLLAEGTQADLRRSAAGAADGNLEEIFLQLTENASRAESEPASTL
- a CDS encoding DUF4838 domain-containing protein; this encodes MKPLALLLLGAPAFLGCAALARQPKPFAIAEDGQPRCHILIEGEKTPAREACAKELQHWLREVTGAALPIGATPEPRGAIVLASGDGALGPEGFTVQSEPERLTLRANTELGLQHAVYAFLEHIGCRWYFPDPVWTVVPKHPSLAVTVNLRATPAFGYRRIWYGWGHRTKKLADDYAAWMKRNRQFGAFQTDCGHAWERYVPAREFEKHPEWFGLVKGERKPLQLCTSNPEVQQRVIEGVLAALRKEPGRNMVSVDPNDGGGYCECERCAALGSVSDRAFLLASQVATAVRKEFPDKWVGLYAYAFHCEPPKQPFAPGVYVQVTTGFRYTKLSFDEQVTAFRKLGARLGVYDYFSVYPWDWDMPGKAKGSRVYELAESIRHYRDLGLSTYDAESSCNWGPNGLGYWAASKLMWEPELDPKALVGDFCERAFGRAAEPMRRLYERWAYGERFAARGLKLALLDLRNAYALESEAAIRARLDRVAMYLHWLRLSLDYDQATRGKDAPAIQQAAEALIVFSRRLLDTGLIHAYPLLESEWFKHRFGALLKLKDFDPKQAEAWKTARTDIPTAEETARLFADDLKRFEDLAVAEIERKAWSEKLVPLAERMPEAVRAWGEVPRSPLCVESGIHCFSGRKGEVLKLTFTPFDAGHTVDGHWVLRRLGDAAAVVAEGDIKAEKGKPATMEAVLPADGVYALDPGTGYWKTAELGFEPRPLSVWAGRADEPGKPKGKEFRLWLPRADQPLYFYVPKSTEALVLGFPSVGQATTAVVLRTSDGRIVWEGKAIASGDQVSVPVPPEARGAVLSLSLASLRCVVELYNVPPWIARHPRELLVPQEAIASER
- a CDS encoding DUF6067 family protein; the encoded protein is MRTRRFLCLLLFAARVAGGAELDLFVTDYNLDPKADQRPLAARPVTYGSPQEVTIKAADGRAVTFKAPAAVTVQRTSAGGEREARLFAALGEYEPFSFLLRPRQALEEVFITSSDLQGPAGAIPASHVSVTSVEHFLGEGRDILMPLGKPWNMAAHSTEFFWCTVQVPEDAKAGTYQGKVTVTSKGQPVGAIAVTLEVLPIRLADPPFALGYNYSSPKDDEALNAHLADMRRHGMTCVAPLYEFHLPVNDADTSELGKFIEAYKRAGFPAPLYFATPMELQLTTLAGYGAETSKRWQQKFLQVMRRLHAETQKHNVPVLMSIGDELTNKGIEGVKIAENLARFAWEELPEIATTSDMNGYREVMAMAPWLNVATFNNGWDGIDHHNQGRTLINQEFIEELQQKTGAIPWFVNAGTGRFPFGFFFWRMTKFGVRGKVEWYYNLRNERGSVVRTRDATVYPTLDYERSREGIDDLKYLCKLESLVAEAKRAGKGQAECARAEAVLGKIAESIRTDWSAYTSGGAKFPADGFDLLDPEKMADLGGLDALRRLLADEIVALQAAMR